A genomic region of Homalodisca vitripennis isolate AUS2020 chromosome 5, UT_GWSS_2.1, whole genome shotgun sequence contains the following coding sequences:
- the LOC124363856 gene encoding uncharacterized protein LOC124363856 — MFSSILVTSSRNLIFVLVLVKILQQKVTSAAGHEEDGVFYSRGVGRQAAKITAIRVYIDTTTEKPDSQPIKQQSKQTYIPLVTAPVLSTVQVPFANTSSFVNLFNSAMQRITLFFTSIFSFF; from the exons ATGTTCAGCTCTATACTCGTAACGTCCTCACGAAATCTAATTTTCGTCCTTGTCCTAGTTAAG attttacaacagaaggtTACTTCGGCAGCAGGACACGAAGAAGATGGAGTATTCTACTCAAGAGGAGTTGGGCGTCAGGCTGCCAAGATAACAGCAATAAGAGTATACATAGATACGACCACAGAAAAACCAGACTCTCAGCCAATAAAACAACAGTCCAAACAAACATATATTCCCTTAGTAACAGCTCCTGTACTGAGCACGGTACAAGTCCCTTTTGCAAACACCTCATCTTTCGTGAACCTTTTTAATTCTGCTATGCAAAGAATAACGTTATTCTTCACaagcatttttagttttttctga